A genomic stretch from Mycosarcoma maydis chromosome 3, whole genome shotgun sequence includes:
- a CDS encoding uncharacterized protein (related to DAL2 - allantoinase) — translation MTTIALDQFDAVLGSTSTEISSVALGGRILSTSDEWFAPASSLLKVGPAPSLRGQFGPKGALFDGWETRRHNPTYDWVILRLGPNAGGHLVGFDVDTANFNGNEAPEISIHALALTPEEEAQIGNTLAEDDKRWECVVPISPCGPSQRHLFKVAEGKGDKIYTHIKLHMIPDGGIARFRVYGVIPPPPVGQADGEQVNTENSAFNLLDLAHCLNGGRVVFTDDNHFGAGSNIILPGRGKDMGDGWETRRSRAKGHFNWSIVKLGEPGFLSYAEVDTAHFLGNFPESTEILGTVHDSATVPSADAQWVTLLPRTKLGPGRRHFFPLVDGNSAPFTHVMIKMHPDGGIKRFRVHGRRASAILAAKIPPSSLPAVAVPEDIQDPLPSATSDPFAPVSAAISLAPTSPTSAATTQMGIVVRDKFVAAVALTTDAFSRYGAVIDGPSVHNADDAKAFKIVNQGTAKKYLNLAEIINNYPTQAAAKTNIHVYRCDAAASLPFQVKLLERHRFTTQAFIPMVPIGGKQQGFLVVVAQNGQDDRPDLNTLAVFLATTEQAIQYHAGIWHHPMIALGDQPTDFACIVNESATQPQLDCDEVEV, via the exons ATGACGACCATCGCTCTCGATCAGTTCGACGCCGTCCTCggctccacctcgacagAAATTTCGTCAGTCGCTCTGGGCGGACGCATCCTCAGCACTTCGGACGAATGGTTTGCacctgcttcttctttgctcAAAGTCGGCCCTGCTCCATCGCTTAGAGGACAATTCGGCCCAAAGGGCGCTCTCTTTGATGGCTGGGAGACTCGTCGTCACAACCCCACGTACGACTGGGTTATCCTTCGCCTTGGCCCCAACGCCGGTGGTCATCTTGTCGGCTTCGACGTTGACACGGCCAACTTCAATGGCAACGAAGCACCCGAGATCTCCATccacgctctcgctctgACACCCGAAGAGGAGGCTCAAATCGGTAACACGCTtgccgaggacgacaaGAGGTGGGAATGTGTCGTCCCCATTTCACCGTGTGGGCCGTCGCAGAGACACCTCTTCAAAGTGGCTGAGGGTAAGGGAGACAAGATTTACACGCATATCAAGCTGCATATGATCCCAGACGGTGGCATTGCTAGGTTCAGGGTTTATGGTGTGATCCCACCGCCTCCTGTCGGACAGGCTGACGGCGAGCAGGTCAACACCGAAAACAGCGCATTCAacctgctcgatctcgctcacTGCCTCAACGGAGGACGAGTTGTGTTCACCGATGACAACCACTTTGGCGCCGGAAGCAACATCATCTTGCCCGGAAGAGGTAAGGACATGGGTGATGGTTGGGAGACTCGTCGATCCAGGGCAAAGGGACACTTCAACTGGTCCATCGTCAAGCT TGGCGAACCAGGCTTCCTATCATATGCTGAAGTGGACACAGCCCACTTCCTTGGCAATTTCCCTGAATCCACCGAGATCCTCGGTACCGTCCACGACTCTGCCACTGTTCCATCGGCGGATGCGCAATGGGTCACTCTGCTTCCGCGCACAAAGCTCGGTCCTGGGCGACGACACTTTTTCCCGCTCGTCGATGGAAACTCTGCTCCCTTTACGCACGTCATGATAAAGATGCACCCAGACGGCGGTATCAAGCGTTTCCGAGTGCACGGGCGACGAGCCAGCGCCATtcttgctgccaagatCCCACCTTCTTCTCTCCCAGCTGTCGCTGTGCCAGAGGACATTCAGGATCCCCTGCCATCGGCTACCTCGGACCCATTCGCACCTGTAAGTGCTGCCATCTCCCTCGCTCCCACCTCTCCCACTTCCGCCGCAACCACCCAAATGGGCATCGTCGTACGCGACAAGTTCGTCGCCGCGGTAGCTCTTACCACCGATGCCTTCAGTAGGTATGGAGCGGTCATCGACGGGCCCTCGGTGCACAACGCGGACGACGCCAAGGCTTTCAAGATCGTCAACCAGGGAACGGCCAAAAAGTACCTCAACTTGGCCGAAATTATCAACAACTATCCGACTCAAGCGGCGGCAAAGACCAACATCCACGTCTACCGCTGTGACGCGGCTGCCAGCTTGCCATTCCaagtcaagctgctcgaacgACACCGTTTTACCACGCAGGCGTTCATCCCTATGGTGCCCATCGGGGGCAAACAGCAAGGTTTCCTCGTGGTCGTTGCTCAGAACGGTCAAG ATGACCGCCCAGATTTGAACACCCTCGCCGTGTTCTTGGCTACTACCGAACAGGCGATTCAGTACCACGCCGGTATCTGGCATCACCCCATGATTGCTCTAGGCGACCAGCCTACGGACTTCGCTTGCATCGTCAACGAATCTGCTACGCAGCCTCAGCTCGACTGtgatgaggtcgaggtATGA